A stretch of DNA from Alicyclobacillus acidocaldarius subsp. acidocaldarius Tc-4-1:
TCGCGCACGTTCCACCGCGCCATTCGAATGAGGCTGTGCCGAGGCACTTATCGCGATGCCGTCCGCCCCGTGCTCATCAACAACTGGGAAGCGACGTATTTCCAGTTCGACGAGGACGATCTCGTCGAGATCGCCGAGCAGGCGCGCGATCTCGGCGTGGAGCTGTTCGTCCTCGACGACGGCTGGTTCGGCCAGCGCGACGACGATACCACGTCGCTCGGCGATTGGTGGCCGCACCCCCGCAAACTCCCGCACGGGCTGCGCCATCTCGCCGATCGCATCCACGCGCTCGGACTCCAGTTCGGCATCTGGATGGAGCCGGAGATGGTGTCGCCGAAGAGCGAGCTGTATCGCGAGCATCCGGATTGGTGCCTGCACGTGGCGGATCGGCCGAGGTCGGAGCGAAGGCATCAGCTGATGCTCGATCTCACGCGCGAGGATGTGCGCGCCTTCGTGGTGGACGCGGTGTCGCGCGTGATCGAAGAAGGGGCTGTCGATTACATCAAATGGGACATGAATCGGCCGATGACCGAGGTCGGATCGGCCGCGCTCCCGCCGGAGCGCCAGCGCGAGGTCGCGCACCGCTACGTGCTCGGGCTGTACGAGATCCTGGAGACGCTCACCAGCCGGTTTCCGCACGTGCTGTTTGAGAATTGTGCCTCCGGCGGGGGCAGATTCGATCTCGGCATGCTCCACTACATGCCGCAGACGTGGACGAGCGACAACACGGACGCCGTCTCGCGGCTGAAGATTCAGCACGGCACGAGCCTCGTCTATCCGCCGGTGGCGATGGGCGCGCACGTGTCGGCCGTGCCCAACCACCAGATGGGGCGCGTGACGCCGTTCGCCCTTCGCGCCGGCGTCGCGATGTGCGGCAACTTCGGCTTCGAGCTCGATCCGCGGCGCCTTTCGGACGCGGAGCGGCGCGAGGCGCGTCAAGCGGTGGAGCGGTACAAAGCGCTTCGCCAGCTCGTGCAGTTTGGGGACTTCTATCGGCTGCTGTCGCCGTTTGACGGGCCCGAGGCGGCCTGGATGTTCGCCGCCGAGGACGGTAGTGAGGCGCTCGTCGCCTATTTTTGCACGTACCCGGATCCCATGGATCCGCCGGCGCGCCTCGCCCTGCGCGGCCTGCGGCCCGAGGCGCGCTACGTCTGCGAGGCGCTCGGCGAGAGCTTTCGCGGCGACGCGCTCATGCGCCACGGCCTCATCATTCCGCGCCACATGGGCGACGGGCAGGCCGTGCTGATTCATCTCAAGCAAATCGGGGAAGGTGATGGCCCGTGATTCGAATTGGTGTGATGGGCTGTGGCGTGATCAGCGAGGTGTACCTGAAGAACCTTCGATCATTCGGCATTCCCGTGGCCGCGGTGGCGGATCTCGACGCGGACCGGGCCGCGGCGCGCGCCGAGCAGTTTCAGGTTCCGGCGCTCACGCCCGACGAACTCCTCGCGCATCCCGACGTGGATCTCGTCCTCAATCTCACCGTGCCGAAGGCGCACGCCGACATTGCGCGCCAGGCGCTGGAGGCGGGCAAACACGTGCACACAGAGAAACCGCTCGCGCTTCAAGCGGACGATGCGAAAGCGCTCGTCCATCTCGCCCGCTCTCGCGGGCTTCGCATCGGGGCCGCGCCGGACACCTTCCTCGGCAGTCACCTCCAGACGGCGCGCAAGCTCCTGGACGACGGCTGGATTGGCGAGCCCATCGGCGCGACGGCGTTCATGATGAGCCATGGGCCGGAGCGCTGGCATCCGAATCCGGACTTCTTTTACCAGGCCGGGGGTGGCCCCATGTTCGACATGGGCCCCTACTATCTGACGGCGCTCGTTCACCTGATGGGCCCCGTGCGACGCGTCGCGGGCACGGCGCAGACCACGTTTTCGACGCGCGTGATCGGCTCACCAAATCGATTCGGTGAGCGCATCCCCGTGGAGATCCCGACGCACGTGCAGGCCCTGCTCGAGTTCGAGCGCGGGGCCACGGGCGTGCTCGTCACCACGTTCGACGTGTGGCACTCCGAACTGCCGCGCATCGAGATCTACGGCACCGAGGGGACTCTTGCTGTGCCGGATCCCAACAACTTTGACGGCACGGTGCGCGTGCGCCGCCGCGGTGCGGACGCGTGGTCGCCTGCGCCCGCGCTCTTTGGCTTTTCGGAGAACCGCCGAGGCCTCGCGGTGGCCGACATGGCGCTCGCCATCCGCGACGGCCGTCCGCACCGCGCGTCGGGCGATCTCGCCATGCACGTCGTCGAGATCATGGAGGCCATCCACATCTCGGCGCGCGAGGCGCGGCATGTCGACATTGTCTCGCGCACCGCAAGGCCCGAGCCCTGGCCCATCGGCTACGACGAGGCCGCGCTGGCGCTCGACCTGCGGGGCGAGAGGCAGCGGGATCCGTCATGAAGGCGCTCGGCGTCGATCTCGGCACGACCTCCATCGCCGCGGTGGTGTACGACACCGCGGCGAGTCGCGTCGTGTGGTGTGAGTCCCATCCGCACGGTGCCCAACTGCCGACGGACGATCCGCTCGCGTCGATGCAGGACGCCGAGCGCATGCTGGCCCTCGCCGAGCGCATGGTGGAGAAGGGGTTATCGGAGCATCCGGACGTGGCCGCCATCGGCGTCACCGGGCAGATGCACGGCGTGGTGTATCTGGACGCGCATGTTGCGCCGGTGAGTCCGCTCTTCACATGGCAGGACCGGCGTGCGGGCCAAGAGGCGTCGCGAGGCGAGACGTTTGCCGAGTGGTTGTCTCGGCTGACGAGATGCCAGGTGCACACTGGCTACGGGCTTGCGACGCACGCCTATCTCGCGCATCACGGCCTCGTGCCCCAAGGCGCGCTGTGGATCGCCACGCTGCCGGACGCGTTTGCGGCCCGCCTCGCCGGCCTGTCGCGGCCGCGGGCACACGCGTCGCTGGCGCACAGCATGGGCGGGTTTGATTTGGAGCAGGAGACGTTTGCCGCGGAGGGCTTGCAGGCGGCCGGAATGGACCTCTCGTTCCTGCCCGAGCTGGCGCTGGATCTTCACATCCTGGGCGAGCACCGCGGTATTCCCGTGGCAGTGGCGCTCGGCGATCACCAGGCGAGTTTCCTCGGCGCGGTGGGCGTGGAAGAGGGTGGCGTGCTGGTGAACATCGGCACGGGCGCGCAGGTGTCGGTCTGCGTGCGGGGAAGGCCCGAGCTGCCGCCTGGCGCGGAACTGCGGCCGTTTCTGGGGGAGCTCTGCCTCGCGGTCGCCGCGACGCTCGCGGGCGGAGCGGCGTACGCCCTGGTGGCCGCGTTTTTCGATCGCGTCGTCCGCTTGCACGGGCTCGTGCCGACGCGTTCCACCTACGACGTCCTGGACGAGGCCATTGCGGCCTGGCGCCAATCTGGCGGGCCGTTTCCGCGCGTGCGCCCGACGTTCTTCGGGTCGAGACTGAGCGACGAGGACGGCGCCCGGGTCGAGCGATGGACCGCGGCGGCCATGGTGCCCGAGGCGTTCGCCTGGGGCGTAATCTCAGGTGTGGCGGAGGAACTGTACGAGGGATTTTGCCGCCTGCCGCCGTCCGGGCCGGACGGCCCTCGCGCCCTCGCAGGCGCGGGAAACGCGCTGCGCGTGAACCGGCACCTGCGAGACGCGGTGGAGGCGGTCTTCGGGTCTCCCTTGCGGCTCGCGCCTCATCCGGAGGAGGCCGCGCAGGGCGCCGCGCGCTGGGCGGCCATGGCCGTCACCGCGTGACGCGTAGCCTGTCGACCGGATGGCGCGGACGAACCGCGTGCCCGTCATCGATTTGCGATGGCCGAGAACGCCCGCGCCACGACGTCCTCGGCCGGTTTGCCGTAGATGCAGTAGCTTCCGTCCTCGGACGCCGCTTCGCGCGGGTACAGCTTCCACGGCCATTCCCACAGCATGTAACCCTTGAACCACGGCTCGTCGGGCATGGCGGCGAACATGGCTTCGTAGAACCGCGCCTGCTCGTCAAGACAGACGGCGCCTGGGTGCCGGTAGTCCCACGGGCAGGCGCCGGAGCCGGAGCGGCTCGGGCACCCCACTTCCATGAAGAAGAGCGGCTTTTCATGCGCCTCTGCCACCTCGCGGAGCACAGGCACGCGATCTCGCCACCGGTCGATGGGATAGTAGGCGCTCGACGAGATGAGATCGACCGCGTCCCAGAAGCGCACGTGCTCCTCGCGCCCGTGGTTGCAGTTGTACGTCACGAGGCCGTCGTACTCGGTTCGCACGCGCGCGATGGTCTCGCGCCACATGGCTTCGTGTGGCTCGGCAGTCGTCATCTCGCAGCCCACGCAGAACATCTCGCAACCCGTGCGCTTCGCCACATGCGCGTAGTGGGCCATCATGTCGGAATAAGACCCAAACCACGCTTCCCAGGACTCGAGATCCGGGCCGTGTTCCTTCTCGAACCGGATCTCGCCTCGCCACGTCCCGTCTCGGCAGTTCACGGTCGGCTTCAGGCACACCTTGAGCCCGAGTGCGTGGGCAAGCTCCGCCATCGACGCAATCTCGTCGTCGCTCACGGTGACCGGAGGCCCATACGCGATGGCGGGATCGCCGGGGTGCTCCATGAGGCCCGCGAAGGCGAGCGTCACCCAGTTGAAGGGCTGTTCGGCAAGCGCACGCATCGATGCGCGCGCCTCGTCGGTTCCCCACGTCCCGTGCTGGCCGACGAAGCCAAAGGTCATGCCTCGGATGAAGCCGAGATCGAATGCGCTTTCGATCCGTCCCATCCCAGTTCACCTCCAAGGCGCCTCAACGGCGGTCGTTTTCCAGCAGTTCAATCACGGCTCGCGCAGACGACGCGCCGTCGAAGTACGCGTATCGGCCGCCTGTGTATTCGCCTCGCTGGAGAAGCGGAAGCCCCGCTTGGATCATGCTCTCGGTGTGGGCGACCATGCCGTCGACTTCAAAGGCGATATGATGCACACCCTCGCCGTGTTCATCGAGCCAGGCGCGCCAGGTGCTGGGATGTTCGTCGGGTTCGATGAGCTCGATGTCGAGGTTCTCGAGGCGGAAAAACGCGAGTTTGGCGCGCGCCTGGGTCGGTTGTCCCTGGTATTCCGTCCGCGCCTGCTCGTACGCCTCGGTCCAGTGCCACTTCGGCACGTCGCAGCCGAGGAGCTTCGCCCAAGCGGCGCTCGCCGCTTCAATGTCCCGCACGATGATGCCAATCTGCGCAACGCGCCGCGTCCCCAATGGATACGCTTCCATACGCCTTCCTCCCAAAACGTTTTGACACCATCTTACCACGTCCGTTGGCGCCCGTGTCAGCGCGAACCGATTTATAATCCAGACTTCAAACGGGAATGTTTACATATGCTGCCGTTTTATCTGTTCGTTCGGACGGGCGATCCGAGACTCTCGGCGGCACAAGGAGGACCTATGGCGTTCGACACAGAGCTCGAGAGACGCGCGCATGCATTGGCGCTGACGCAAGATATCAGTTCGACGCGCGGCGGGGGAGACGACCTGTGGCCCATCCTGCGCCGGTTAACGGCGCGTGTCCGGAATTTCGCCGCCAGACTCGAGCGGGAACCTGCGGCGTGTTCCGAGCCTGCGCACGAGTGGCTGATCGATCACGCCGCCTATCTCGAACTCCAGGCGATGCTGGCGGAGCGCCTGTGGCCGAACGCCGTCGTGCGGAAACTGCCGAGGATGGTCGAGACCGGGGAGCCTCGCGTGGTGGCGCTCGCCACCACCTACCTCGATGCGGTGCGCGGACACATCGAGGCCGAGACGCTCACCCGCTTTGTCGAGGCGTACCAGGACGTCCAGGTGCTGACGACCCTCGAGTGCCATCAGCTTGCCAACGGGCTGCGCATCGCGATTCTCACGCGGATCGCTGAAGCGAGCGAGGAAATTCAGCGTCGGTACGAGGCGTGCCGCGCCATCCAACGCTTACTCAGCGAGATCGAGCAGGGAGGCGGGCCAGCGGCCGTGCGGCGCGCCATCGACCGCTTTTCCAAAGGGCGTGAGCTCGGTGCCGTGGAAGTGGTACACCTCGTGCATCACCTGTCCGAGTGGGAGCCGGATAGCCAGGAGTTGCGCGAGTGGCTGGCGGCGCACGTCGCCAACTCTTCCGAGAGCATCGAGCGGCTGACGACGTACGAGGCCGAGTGGCACGCCGAAATTCAGGTGCTCATCGGCAACTTGGTGCAGAGCCTGCACGCGCTGGAGCGCATGTCTTGGCAGCCCATGGCGTCGCGCATTTCCCGGGTGCAGGCCTGCCTGCGCGAGGAGCCGACGGGCGACTATACGCGGCTCGATCCGACAAGCCAGAACGTGCTCACCCATCAGGTCAGCTGGCTCAGCGAGGCCTTCCGCCTGCCCGAGGCGATGATCGCGGAGACCGCCGTCTCACTCGCGCGGGACGCGTGGGAGAAGGCCGGATCGCCCACCGCCGCAAGCGACCTGCCGCGGGAGGCGTTTGTGGCGCATTATCTGTGCGATCCCGACGGCATGCACGCGCTTCATCGAACGCTCAAGGAGCGCGCGAAGCCGAGGGCGGTGCCGCAAATCGCGCTGCGCCGCCACCCGCTGCGCACGTACCTGCTCGGTGTTGCGCTCTTGTTCGCGGCCATCCTGTGGGCGGTGCTCGATGGATTCACGGGCGGATTTCGCGCATCCGTTGGCGTGACACTTGCACTTGCCGTCCTGCTCGCGCTTCCCGTGAGCGAGTGGGTCCTCGCCCTCGTGCACGAGGGGATCCGCCGCGCCGTTCGGCCCGTGCCCATCCTGCGCCTCGACTTCAGCGAGGGGATTCCAGAGGATGCTCGCACCATGGTGGTGCTCCCCGTCCTATGGGCAAACGAGGCCGACGTCGACGAGGCGTTCGACAAAATCGAACTTCACCATCTGACGCAGCGGGGAGACAACGTCTATTTTGCGGTGCTGTCGGACCTGCGCGACGCCGGTGCGCCGGATCTGCCGGAGGACGAGATCCTGCTCGCCCGGGCGCGCGCGCGACTTGAGGCGCTTCGCCGCAAGTACGGAGCCGCCCGCTTCTTTTGGTTTCACCGCCACCGCGTTTTGAACCGTGCAGACGGCGTATACATGGGCTGGGAGCGAAAACGGGGGAAGCTGGTCGAGCTGATCGAGCTCATGCGCGGCAAGCGCGACACCACCTTTTGCGTGAAAGATGGAGATCTCGACGTCCTACCGACCATTCGCTACGTGTTTACCGCCGATCTCGACACCGAACTTCCCATCGGCGCCGTGCAGCGCCTCGTCGGCACGATGCACCTTGGCTACAACCGGCCGCGGCTCAACGCCCGCGGCACGCGCGTCGAGCAGGGCTACGGCGTGCTCCAGCCGGCCGTAGCCGTCAGCCCGCGCTCGACGCAGGTGTCGCGCTTTGCGCGCCTCTGGTCGGGCGAGACGGGCGTGGATCCCTACGCGTTCGCCATCTCCAATCCGTATCAGGATTGGTTCGGGCGCGGCCTGTTCGTCGGCAAGGGACTCATCGACGTCGATGCCTTCCACGCCGTGCTGTGTGATCGCATCCCGGACAATAGGGTCCTGAGCCACGACATCCTCGAAGGCGGATTCTTGCGCGCGGGGCTCGTCGCCGATGTGGAGGTAGTCGAGAGCCAGCCTGCGACGCTCCGCGCCTACATGCGCCGCGCCCACCGCTGGGTGCGAGGAGACTGGCAGTTGACGTATTGGTTGCGCCGGGTGTGTCGAGATCGCCGCGGCCGGGCGCAGCCTGTGGACTTGTGCGGCTTCACCCGCTGGAACATCGTCGATCACGTCCGGCACAGCCTGGTCCATCCGGCGCTTGTGCTGCTCATCGGCCTTGGTGGCGCTGGCCTTTTGCCCGGGCCGGCGTACGCGTACGGCGCCGTGCTCCTGATCACCGTGTTTTTGCCCGTTCTGCGCCAGCTTGACGCCGTCCGGCCTAGCGAATGGTCCTGGCGGGGCGCCGCGACGGCGCTGGGCCAGAGCCTGGTCATGCTCGTGACGCTGCCGTTCATGGCGGTGGTCGAGGCGGATGCCAGTCTGCGCGCGCTGTATCGGATGCTCATCAGCCGGAGGCGGCTGCTCGAGTGGATCCCGTCCTCCCACGCGGACCGTGCAGACGGATCGTCCGCGCCCCTTCTCTACGAGCCCGCGGGTTACGCGGTCGCGCTGGCCTGCTCAGTGCCTGGGCTCTTCGGTACCTGGGAACAGGTGTTCTTGGGCGCTCTCGCGCTCGCGGTGTGGTTGCCCGCGCACGGTGTGGCGCGATTGCTCGCCCAACCCGCCGGTCCACCGCGCGTGGATCCTCACCCGGACCTTTCCGCGCATCTGCGCGAAGTGGCCGTGGCAATGTGGCGGTTTTACGAGCGGTACGTCGGCGAGGAGGATCACCACCTGCCGCCGGACAATGTGCAGCTTGAGCCGGTGGAGCGAGTCGCGCACCGCACCTCCCCCACCAACATTGGGCTCTACCTCTTGTGCGTCGCCGCAGCGGCAGATCTGGAAATCATCTCGAAGGAACACGCCGTGCATCGCCTGGAGCAAACCATGGCGACGCTCATGTCCCTGGATCGGTGGCACGGCCACCTGTTCAACTGGTATGATACGCGGACGCTCAGGCCCCTTCCGCCGAGGTACGTCTCGACCGTGGACTCCGGCAACCTGGTCTGCGCGATGTTGGCCTTGGGCCAGGCGCTTCGCGAATGGGCGGCATCCGACGCGGATGTCGCCCCTCGCGCGCGCCGCCTTGCGGACGCCGTGGAGGGCTTTGCGCAGGAAGTAGATTTTCGCCCGCTGTATCGCCCGGATCTCAGGCTGTTTTCCTTGGGCTTTCACGCAGATCGAAACGAGCTCGAGACAATTGTCTACGATCTCCTCGCTTCCGAGGCGCGCCAGGCGAGTTTCATCGCCATCGCGAATGGCCAGGTGCCTGCGTCCCACTGGTTCGCGCTGTCCCGCACCATGACGCGCGTGGGCCGACACTATCCGCTCTTGTCCTGGTCCGGCACGATGTTCGAATATCTCATGCCCGCGCTTTTGATGCGCCACCTGCCCGGCACCCTCTGGGAGGAGACGTATCGCGGCGTGGTGTCGAGACAGATCGCCTACGCGCGGGAGCGCGGCGTCCCGTTCGGCATCTCGGAGAGCGGTTTCTACGCGTTCGATCGCGACCTCAACTACCAATACCGGGCGTTCGGTGTGCCGGGGCTCGGGCTGGACCGCGGCCTGGAACGCAACCTCGTCGTGGCGCCCTATGCGACCATGCTGGCGCTTTCTTTTGCCCCTGAACAGGTGGCTGACGCCCTTAGGCAATTGCGCGAGTTGGGCGCGCTCGGGCCGTACGGCTACTACGAGGCCGTCGACTTCACGGCAAGCCGCCTTCCGTCGGGAGAACGGTACAAGGTGGTGCAGAGCTTCATGGCCCACCACCAGGGGATGGCGTTCATTGCCATCGCGAACTACCTGCAGCACAATCTTTGGATCGAGCGGTTTCACCGCTTGCCGCTCGTGCGCGCGGGCGAGTACATGCTGTATGAACGCATGCCCAAGCGCCCGGCGCTGCTCCTCA
This window harbors:
- a CDS encoding alpha-galactosidase translates to MPIIFHSDERLFHLLTPRSSYVIRVGDQGTLEHVYWGARLEDASDLVRIARACQRLDARPEHMRATDIGSLRLEYPSFGTGDHRDPAYEVLQPSGSHASQLVYESHQIRPGKPALPGLPAFYVESDFEADTLEISLVDPAISLRVILSYTVYRDFDLVCRHARFENAGTEPLVLRRALSASVDLDLRQADFVQLSGAWIRERFIERTSLSPGRHEIMSRSGASGHKHNPFFALAAPHTTEDCGEVRAFALVYSGNFIGACEMEPMRQNVRAQIGIHPADFAWRLEPGERFVTPEAVLVYSDEGWGGMSRTFHRAIRMRLCRGTYRDAVRPVLINNWEATYFQFDEDDLVEIAEQARDLGVELFVLDDGWFGQRDDDTTSLGDWWPHPRKLPHGLRHLADRIHALGLQFGIWMEPEMVSPKSELYREHPDWCLHVADRPRSERRHQLMLDLTREDVRAFVVDAVSRVIEEGAVDYIKWDMNRPMTEVGSAALPPERQREVAHRYVLGLYEILETLTSRFPHVLFENCASGGGRFDLGMLHYMPQTWTSDNTDAVSRLKIQHGTSLVYPPVAMGAHVSAVPNHQMGRVTPFALRAGVAMCGNFGFELDPRRLSDAERREARQAVERYKALRQLVQFGDFYRLLSPFDGPEAAWMFAAEDGSEALVAYFCTYPDPMDPPARLALRGLRPEARYVCEALGESFRGDALMRHGLIIPRHMGDGQAVLIHLKQIGEGDGP
- a CDS encoding Gfo/Idh/MocA family protein, with product MIRIGVMGCGVISEVYLKNLRSFGIPVAAVADLDADRAAARAEQFQVPALTPDELLAHPDVDLVLNLTVPKAHADIARQALEAGKHVHTEKPLALQADDAKALVHLARSRGLRIGAAPDTFLGSHLQTARKLLDDGWIGEPIGATAFMMSHGPERWHPNPDFFYQAGGGPMFDMGPYYLTALVHLMGPVRRVAGTAQTTFSTRVIGSPNRFGERIPVEIPTHVQALLEFERGATGVLVTTFDVWHSELPRIEIYGTEGTLAVPDPNNFDGTVRVRRRGADAWSPAPALFGFSENRRGLAVADMALAIRDGRPHRASGDLAMHVVEIMEAIHISAREARHVDIVSRTARPEPWPIGYDEAALALDLRGERQRDPS
- a CDS encoding sedoheptulokinase, giving the protein MKALGVDLGTTSIAAVVYDTAASRVVWCESHPHGAQLPTDDPLASMQDAERMLALAERMVEKGLSEHPDVAAIGVTGQMHGVVYLDAHVAPVSPLFTWQDRRAGQEASRGETFAEWLSRLTRCQVHTGYGLATHAYLAHHGLVPQGALWIATLPDAFAARLAGLSRPRAHASLAHSMGGFDLEQETFAAEGLQAAGMDLSFLPELALDLHILGEHRGIPVAVALGDHQASFLGAVGVEEGGVLVNIGTGAQVSVCVRGRPELPPGAELRPFLGELCLAVAATLAGGAAYALVAAFFDRVVRLHGLVPTRSTYDVLDEAIAAWRQSGGPFPRVRPTFFGSRLSDEDGARVERWTAAAMVPEAFAWGVISGVAEELYEGFCRLPPSGPDGPRALAGAGNALRVNRHLRDAVEAVFGSPLRLAPHPEEAAQGAARWAAMAVTA
- a CDS encoding glycoside hydrolase family 113, with protein sequence MGRIESAFDLGFIRGMTFGFVGQHGTWGTDEARASMRALAEQPFNWVTLAFAGLMEHPGDPAIAYGPPVTVSDDEIASMAELAHALGLKVCLKPTVNCRDGTWRGEIRFEKEHGPDLESWEAWFGSYSDMMAHYAHVAKRTGCEMFCVGCEMTTAEPHEAMWRETIARVRTEYDGLVTYNCNHGREEHVRFWDAVDLISSSAYYPIDRWRDRVPVLREVAEAHEKPLFFMEVGCPSRSGSGACPWDYRHPGAVCLDEQARFYEAMFAAMPDEPWFKGYMLWEWPWKLYPREAASEDGSYCIYGKPAEDVVARAFSAIANR
- a CDS encoding VOC family protein — translated: MEAYPLGTRRVAQIGIIVRDIEAASAAWAKLLGCDVPKWHWTEAYEQARTEYQGQPTQARAKLAFFRLENLDIELIEPDEHPSTWRAWLDEHGEGVHHIAFEVDGMVAHTESMIQAGLPLLQRGEYTGGRYAYFDGASSARAVIELLENDRR
- a CDS encoding GH36-type glycosyl hydrolase domain-containing protein, translated to MAFDTELERRAHALALTQDISSTRGGGDDLWPILRRLTARVRNFAARLEREPAACSEPAHEWLIDHAAYLELQAMLAERLWPNAVVRKLPRMVETGEPRVVALATTYLDAVRGHIEAETLTRFVEAYQDVQVLTTLECHQLANGLRIAILTRIAEASEEIQRRYEACRAIQRLLSEIEQGGGPAAVRRAIDRFSKGRELGAVEVVHLVHHLSEWEPDSQELREWLAAHVANSSESIERLTTYEAEWHAEIQVLIGNLVQSLHALERMSWQPMASRISRVQACLREEPTGDYTRLDPTSQNVLTHQVSWLSEAFRLPEAMIAETAVSLARDAWEKAGSPTAASDLPREAFVAHYLCDPDGMHALHRTLKERAKPRAVPQIALRRHPLRTYLLGVALLFAAILWAVLDGFTGGFRASVGVTLALAVLLALPVSEWVLALVHEGIRRAVRPVPILRLDFSEGIPEDARTMVVLPVLWANEADVDEAFDKIELHHLTQRGDNVYFAVLSDLRDAGAPDLPEDEILLARARARLEALRRKYGAARFFWFHRHRVLNRADGVYMGWERKRGKLVELIELMRGKRDTTFCVKDGDLDVLPTIRYVFTADLDTELPIGAVQRLVGTMHLGYNRPRLNARGTRVEQGYGVLQPAVAVSPRSTQVSRFARLWSGETGVDPYAFAISNPYQDWFGRGLFVGKGLIDVDAFHAVLCDRIPDNRVLSHDILEGGFLRAGLVADVEVVESQPATLRAYMRRAHRWVRGDWQLTYWLRRVCRDRRGRAQPVDLCGFTRWNIVDHVRHSLVHPALVLLIGLGGAGLLPGPAYAYGAVLLITVFLPVLRQLDAVRPSEWSWRGAATALGQSLVMLVTLPFMAVVEADASLRALYRMLISRRRLLEWIPSSHADRADGSSAPLLYEPAGYAVALACSVPGLFGTWEQVFLGALALAVWLPAHGVARLLAQPAGPPRVDPHPDLSAHLREVAVAMWRFYERYVGEEDHHLPPDNVQLEPVERVAHRTSPTNIGLYLLCVAAAADLEIISKEHAVHRLEQTMATLMSLDRWHGHLFNWYDTRTLRPLPPRYVSTVDSGNLVCAMLALGQALREWAASDADVAPRARRLADAVEGFAQEVDFRPLYRPDLRLFSLGFHADRNELETIVYDLLASEARQASFIAIANGQVPASHWFALSRTMTRVGRHYPLLSWSGTMFEYLMPALLMRHLPGTLWEETYRGVVSRQIAYARERGVPFGISESGFYAFDRDLNYQYRAFGVPGLGLDRGLERNLVVAPYATMLALSFAPEQVADALRQLRELGALGPYGYYEAVDFTASRLPSGERYKVVQSFMAHHQGMAFIAIANYLQHNLWIERFHRLPLVRAGEYMLYERMPKRPALLLKPVHAAHAPNFDRPVYARRRSGNDDAWNAVSNGNLTSFVDARGEGGIIWRGIAVTRFRPDRHLPYRGPVMYVRDVDRGGVFRTTLHGGAGHVEAEFRPDKSSLKRVVDGIESEWSVLVAPDRDVEIRKLVLQNLGEDIRRLEVTYFAELALAKPAADIAHPSFQRLFVETGWDEARHVLWARRRPESDDELDVYAAFHLVADEEAPAPVEWDSHRARFVGRGGRLAAPKGLWQRLRGEAGSVADPAAILRTTVALAPGEKRALYVITALGEAREEVVERAFEMRKPSALSRAAQLAWMRAQIDLRQLHLSPEDVEDAMELLSRFLSRRAFSPERRAAILQNELGQSGLWAHGISGDRPIVAVRLASAAEIPFVAKLARLTQYLAHMGFASDLVVIDETMSSYRDETRDRIRAEMARRGVHDTSGLAVVKADQLSSAEQTLIEAVAVATLRAGGPSVGAQLAGGRARREEPARFASDRLEPEPKRAAHDAGQVEGEFANGYGAFVDDGRAYRMRVTRAKRPPRPWSNVLANPNFGALVTELGTGYTWWRNSREFKLTPWHNDAAFDPPGEAVYLADLDRGIVASATPSPAGDAWTYDVTHRPGVTTFESDVEGVRVALEVFVDRAEPIKWMRVRLRNQTGSRRRIRVAPYVEWVLGVDPFSNTPLVVVRKLTEADAIAAENRYQEAFRGAMGFLAVGGAGRTSGWLGDKIRFLGDGSYTRPDALLEDAWHGDEGPTPTPCAALARDFDLGPDEEAEVVVLLGAAPDEHEAARLARLARPDAADRALREVSEFWADLLGRVQVRTPDRSFDILMNGWLVYQALACRIWARTAFYQAGGAFGFRDQLQDALALLHARPDVLRHQILRAARHQYVEGDVQHWWHEELGKGIRTRFSDDLLWLPYAVSRYLEATGDTAILDERVPYLVSAPLGDGELERYEDSVWSQEEGSLAEHVARAVERALHFGHHGLPLMGIGDWNDGLSRVGAKGRGESVWLAWFLADVLRRVAEIDHPAFASHRGRWLAMRKKLLKAANESAWDGQWYRRAVTDDGLWLGSAASPACRIDAIAQSWAVLSGGAPPDRAVRAMESFDRELVDRRLGVAHLLQPPFRDLRPSPGYIQGYPPGIRENGGQYTHGVIWSIIAWTHLGRGEEAYELFSMLNPIHHADTSREVERYGNEPYVMSADIYTEQPNVGQGGWSWYTGAASWMYQAGLAAILGVQRRGTKLIVEPCIPMHWPGFEVRYRHGSTLYRIRVERATQGAQARERMLTVDGVAAAEIQLVDDGGEHDVVVWLADSGAVVSNNLQTVTALPREGARRHRMSSGARVPREHGV